A genomic window from Treponema maltophilum ATCC 51939 includes:
- the dnaB gene encoding replicative DNA helicase yields MASLKDKVPPHNLDAEQAALGALLLDWDAVGNAIRFLRPERFYSLQNQKIFAAILKLYNEGIRGDLITLIEKLRSEGELDAAGGPAYITSLTDTVATSANIEYYAQIVFDQAVRRDLIKISAEIVAHSHDETVDSRAVLEDAQKKIFELTDLNTVHSSVSAGELVNEAIGRIEKLFNDKKAYTGIASGLADLDKLTSGFQASEFIIIGARPSIGKTALALSMIQHIAVEKKISSAFFSLEMSNMQIMMRLLAQESQIPSERIRTGYLRTEDFAKLQQAAGRIYEAPLYIVDSPNMKLLDLRALARRLRAQKKVEIIFIDYITLIQSENTLIPRHEQIAEISRSLKSLARELGIPVVVLSQVRRDAENKQPSLADLRESGSIEQDADVVMFIHRERTDTKESKSGETDYSKGIETELILAKQRNGPTGLVKVLFMPMYTKFVNGDFSH; encoded by the coding sequence ATGGCGTCTCTCAAGGACAAGGTTCCGCCTCACAATTTGGATGCGGAACAGGCGGCTTTAGGAGCATTGCTTCTTGATTGGGATGCCGTAGGAAATGCGATTCGGTTTTTACGGCCGGAACGCTTTTATTCTCTTCAAAATCAAAAAATATTCGCCGCGATACTCAAGCTTTACAACGAGGGTATACGCGGCGATCTTATTACCCTTATCGAAAAACTGCGCTCCGAAGGCGAATTGGATGCGGCCGGCGGGCCGGCGTATATAACATCGCTGACCGATACGGTTGCGACCAGCGCGAATATTGAATATTACGCGCAGATTGTTTTCGACCAGGCGGTCAGACGTGATTTGATTAAAATCTCCGCCGAAATAGTCGCGCATTCTCACGACGAAACCGTCGACAGCCGCGCCGTGCTTGAAGACGCGCAAAAAAAAATATTCGAACTTACCGATTTGAATACCGTCCATTCTTCGGTATCGGCGGGCGAATTGGTCAACGAAGCGATCGGCAGAATCGAAAAATTGTTTAACGACAAAAAAGCTTATACGGGAATCGCGTCTGGTTTGGCCGACTTGGATAAATTAACCAGCGGTTTTCAGGCTTCCGAGTTCATCATTATCGGTGCGCGCCCGTCAATCGGAAAAACGGCGCTTGCGCTTTCGATGATTCAGCATATTGCGGTTGAAAAAAAAATATCTTCGGCCTTTTTTTCGCTTGAAATGTCGAATATGCAGATTATGATGCGCCTTTTGGCACAGGAATCGCAGATTCCGTCGGAGCGCATACGTACCGGCTATTTACGGACGGAAGATTTTGCAAAGCTGCAGCAGGCTGCCGGGCGCATTTATGAAGCGCCGCTGTACATTGTCGACAGTCCGAATATGAAGCTTTTGGATTTGCGCGCTTTGGCGCGCAGGCTCAGGGCGCAAAAAAAAGTTGAAATTATTTTTATTGATTATATTACGCTTATTCAAAGCGAAAACACGCTCATCCCTCGCCACGAACAAATAGCCGAAATTTCGCGCTCATTGAAAAGCCTTGCGCGTGAACTGGGCATACCGGTCGTCGTTTTGTCGCAAGTACGCCGCGATGCCGAAAACAAACAGCCGAGCCTTGCCGACTTGCGTGAATCGGGTTCGATCGAGCAGGACGCCGACGTGGTTATGTTTATTCACCGCGAAAGAACCGATACCAAAGAATCGAAGTCGGGCGAAACCGATTATTCAAAAGGCATCGAAACCGAATTGATCCTCGCAAAGCAGCGAAACGGGCCGACCGGTTTGGTAAAAGTGTTGTTTATGCCGATGTACACCAAATTCGTTAACGGCGACTTTTCGCATTAG
- the rplI gene encoding 50S ribosomal protein L9 codes for MKVILNDDVKHLGEMGDVKTVANGYARNYLFPRSLALPYNDVTVAWFEGRKEEIEARKQAKRDASASIKEKLSAHTITIVMAAGQNGKLYGAVTSQTVADALAKDGFEIERKRIDIPGVTVKSVGKYTVTVRLYESETAEFPLIVEAQKEADTGAAKASAGKAKKDRRNAEATETEQAGADESADEQEPAEQAETEEAVEQPVPESTENTDEAAGSENAAE; via the coding sequence ATGAAAGTAATTTTAAATGACGATGTTAAACATCTCGGTGAAATGGGAGACGTAAAGACCGTCGCGAACGGTTATGCGCGCAACTATCTTTTCCCGCGCTCACTTGCGCTTCCCTATAACGACGTAACCGTCGCGTGGTTTGAAGGCCGCAAAGAAGAAATCGAAGCGCGCAAACAGGCAAAACGCGACGCTTCGGCGAGCATAAAAGAAAAGCTTTCCGCCCATACGATTACGATTGTGATGGCCGCGGGCCAAAACGGAAAGCTGTACGGCGCGGTTACTTCGCAAACGGTTGCCGACGCCTTGGCTAAGGACGGATTCGAAATCGAGCGCAAACGCATCGATATCCCCGGCGTAACCGTAAAGAGCGTCGGAAAATATACCGTTACCGTACGCCTGTACGAATCCGAAACTGCCGAATTTCCGCTTATCGTAGAGGCTCAAAAAGAAGCCGACACGGGCGCGGCAAAAGCCTCAGCGGGTAAAGCGAAAAAAGATCGCCGCAACGCCGAGGCAACCGAGACGGAACAAGCCGGAGCGGATGAAAGCGCTGACGAGCAAGAGCCGGCGGAACAAGCGGAAACCGAAGAAGCGGTTGAGCAGCCTGTTCCCGAAAGTACCGAAAACACCGATGAAGCTGCCGGCAGCGAAAACGCCGCCGAATAA
- the rpsR gene encoding 30S ribosomal protein S18 — protein sequence MSDEVINTNEEVIEQTGSKEEALAAEEQLGAATRDDGREGEERGGRGKGKQFFRKKVCRFCANKSKIDYKDPDALRRFTTERGKILPRRITGTCAKHQRRLALEIKRARAICLLPFVAD from the coding sequence ATGTCTGATGAAGTAATAAATACGAATGAAGAAGTTATCGAACAAACCGGTTCCAAAGAAGAAGCTCTTGCCGCCGAAGAACAGCTTGGTGCCGCTACGCGCGATGACGGCAGGGAAGGCGAAGAGCGCGGCGGCAGAGGCAAGGGAAAGCAGTTTTTCCGCAAAAAAGTGTGCCGCTTTTGCGCCAATAAAAGCAAGATCGACTATAAAGACCCCGATGCGTTGCGCCGCTTTACGACGGAACGCGGAAAGATTTTGCCGCGCCGCATAACCGGCACTTGTGCAAAACATCAGCGCCGCCTTGCTTTGGAAATAAAGCGCGCACGCGCCATTTGCCTTTTGCCCTTTGTGGCCGACTGA
- the ssb gene encoding single-stranded DNA-binding protein, with amino-acid sequence MTDLNHVTLIGRLTRDAELKYTPNGFAISNFSIAVNRRRKNGEQWVEEANFFDITLYGKSAESLKQYLIKGKQVAVDGELRQDRWEQDGQPRSRVVIAANNIQLLGGGGSSGQSSYNAAGNRPSSYDKGSYAADYPAKNETQNFDAPNSYGGGNDADFPEDIPF; translated from the coding sequence ATGACTGATCTTAATCACGTTACGCTGATCGGCCGTCTTACGCGCGATGCCGAATTAAAGTACACGCCGAACGGTTTTGCCATATCGAATTTTTCGATTGCGGTAAACCGCCGCCGCAAAAACGGCGAGCAGTGGGTCGAAGAAGCGAACTTTTTTGATATAACTTTATACGGAAAATCAGCGGAAAGTCTTAAGCAGTATTTGATAAAGGGAAAGCAAGTCGCCGTCGACGGTGAATTGCGCCAAGACCGCTGGGAACAGGACGGACAACCGCGCAGCAGGGTCGTAATCGCCGCAAACAACATTCAGCTTTTGGGCGGCGGAGGAAGTTCCGGCCAAAGCTCGTACAATGCCGCCGGCAACAGACCTTCTTCGTACGATAAAGGTTCGTACGCTGCCGATTATCCGGCAAAAAACGAGACGCAAAACTTCGATGCGCCGAATTCCTACGGCGGCGGCAACGATGCCGATTTTCCCGAAGATATCCCATTTTAA
- the rpsF gene encoding 30S ribosomal protein S6, with translation MRKYELMTIFPLEEDLSKNGIEAVRETLASFGAEIQSEEPFGDRDLTYEVKKRNKGRFVLLNIKVNPAKILEIDRQFKLNTNLLKFMFVRADE, from the coding sequence ATGAGAAAGTATGAATTGATGACAATCTTTCCTCTGGAAGAAGATTTGTCGAAAAACGGCATTGAAGCCGTACGCGAAACGCTCGCGTCGTTCGGTGCGGAAATTCAAAGCGAAGAACCGTTCGGAGACCGCGATCTTACTTATGAAGTGAAAAAGCGCAATAAAGGGCGTTTTGTTTTACTGAACATTAAAGTAAATCCGGCTAAAATTCTTGAAATCGACCGCCAGTTTAAATTAAACACCAATTTGCTGAAGTTTATGTTTGTACGGGCCGACGAGTAA
- the rsmD gene encoding 16S rRNA (guanine(966)-N(2))-methyltransferase RsmD: MRITGGILKGRTIKCPDGIIRPAMDRMRESFFSILGPLDGKSFLDLFSGSGIIALEAVSRGAKHAVLCEKDKLKIKTLLANVNLSEKELGIKIDCRFMPVELFIKRAKESFDIIFCDPPFPYKFHVKLIESISERSEEPDGLLKAGGTVLIHRPAEVDMPEKIGRFFKSDRRVYGRSIIDFYKADFS, translated from the coding sequence ATGCGTATAACCGGCGGAATATTAAAGGGACGCACAATCAAGTGCCCCGACGGCATCATACGGCCGGCAATGGACAGAATGCGCGAATCTTTTTTTTCGATATTGGGACCTCTGGACGGAAAATCTTTTTTGGATTTGTTTTCAGGAAGCGGTATTATCGCGCTCGAAGCGGTTTCGCGCGGTGCGAAGCATGCGGTACTCTGCGAAAAAGATAAGCTGAAAATCAAAACGCTGCTTGCAAACGTCAATTTGAGCGAAAAAGAACTCGGCATAAAAATCGACTGCCGCTTTATGCCCGTAGAGCTTTTTATAAAGCGCGCAAAAGAATCGTTCGACATCATTTTTTGCGACCCGCCTTTTCCGTATAAATTCCACGTAAAACTCATAGAAAGCATCTCCGAGCGAAGCGAAGAACCAGACGGATTGCTTAAAGCCGGCGGAACCGTACTCATCCACCGCCCGGCCGAAGTCGACATGCCTGAAAAAATCGGCCGATTTTTTAAAAGCGACCGGCGCGTATACGGAAGGTCGATTATCGACTTTTATAAAGCCGATTTTTCGTAA
- a CDS encoding tetratricopeptide repeat protein, whose protein sequence is MENVTNDAMSPSVQENGEENKIAEISKKGYALIKENRIREAKEAFKSILALDENNNYALVGLGDAERKENRFNEAAAYYSKCLSVHPGNNYALFGLADCYKAMNQYHKAIEIWEQYLIHDDKNITVLTRVADAYRKIRDLKKSKQLYLRVLDMEAENAYALIGLGHLHYDFKEYKDALYYWTKMLEVNENAVDIRVLTSIGNCHRKLKTFDKGVYYFERALKIDPKNFYALFGLADCYRGMNQQFRSIEHWNMILQLDPKNKVILTRTGDAYRNMGDYKTAADYYNRALNIEYDLYAVLGLALISKGEGRYEEAIISLSRLIQTDPKNYRLYTDLADCYLKTNRKAQAVEVLQSFQTQGLRSQAISEMLEKLT, encoded by the coding sequence ATGGAAAATGTTACAAACGACGCCATGAGTCCTTCGGTACAGGAAAACGGCGAAGAAAACAAAATAGCCGAAATTTCAAAAAAAGGCTATGCGCTCATAAAAGAAAACAGGATCCGGGAAGCAAAGGAAGCGTTTAAAAGCATCTTAGCGCTGGACGAAAACAATAACTATGCCCTTGTAGGCTTGGGAGATGCGGAACGCAAAGAAAACCGTTTTAACGAAGCCGCCGCATACTATTCGAAATGTCTTTCCGTGCACCCCGGCAACAATTACGCATTATTCGGTCTTGCCGACTGCTATAAGGCTATGAATCAATATCACAAAGCAATCGAAATATGGGAACAGTATCTCATACACGACGATAAAAATATAACCGTTTTAACCCGCGTTGCCGATGCATACCGAAAAATCCGCGATTTGAAAAAATCCAAGCAGCTGTACCTGCGCGTCCTCGATATGGAAGCCGAGAACGCATATGCGCTCATCGGTTTGGGGCACCTTCACTACGACTTTAAAGAATACAAAGACGCTCTGTATTATTGGACGAAGATGCTCGAAGTAAACGAAAACGCCGTTGATATCCGCGTATTGACTTCGATCGGCAATTGCCACCGCAAGTTAAAAACGTTCGACAAAGGCGTATACTATTTCGAGCGCGCACTCAAAATAGACCCGAAAAATTTCTATGCGCTTTTCGGCTTGGCGGATTGTTATCGCGGCATGAACCAACAGTTCCGTTCCATAGAACACTGGAATATGATTTTGCAGCTGGATCCGAAAAACAAGGTGATCCTGACAAGAACCGGAGATGCATACCGCAATATGGGTGATTATAAAACGGCCGCCGATTATTATAACCGTGCTTTAAATATCGAATACGATTTATACGCCGTGCTGGGTCTTGCCCTTATAAGCAAGGGCGAAGGCCGCTATGAAGAAGCAATTATCAGCTTAAGCCGGCTCATACAAACCGATCCGAAAAATTACCGCTTGTATACGGATCTTGCCGATTGTTATCTGAAAACGAATCGAAAAGCGCAGGCGGTGGAAGTTTTGCAAAGTTTCCAAACTCAGGGGCTCCGCAGCCAGGCGATCAGCGAAATGCTCGAAAAGCTTACCTGA
- the rlmN gene encoding 23S rRNA (adenine(2503)-C(2))-methyltransferase RlmN — translation MAEVLSGLLPERIAELIAPEPAFRSRQIFKWIADGVQSFDGMTNVPLGVRSLLAEKTKLFSTSIRKVLEDEDGTAKLQMDLGDGLTVETVLLLDNEGRKTACLSCQAGCAMGCTFCKTGSLGFARNLTAAEIVEQFLYLERKYGKLQNIVFMGMGEPMHNLSAIREALAVLTHKDGRALSLRRVTVSTCGIIDGIYDLADRGPAVRLALSLTTADPDLREELMPIAKSQPLEKLGQAVRHYSDKSGYRCTLEAVLLKGVNTGEQSARNFIRFARGLPVHINLIPWNPIDGMPYETPDAGEVALFCRRLQEAGLNVTVRTKRGTSIAGACGQLGVVKDTSEFFTGVKNGTKDLCCGNDRQRG, via the coding sequence GTGGCTGAAGTATTGTCCGGCCTTTTGCCGGAGCGCATCGCCGAACTCATCGCCCCCGAGCCGGCATTCAGAAGCAGGCAGATTTTTAAATGGATTGCCGACGGCGTTCAATCTTTCGACGGCATGACGAATGTGCCGCTGGGCGTGCGCAGCCTTCTTGCCGAAAAAACGAAACTGTTTTCGACATCAATCCGCAAGGTTTTGGAAGACGAAGACGGAACGGCAAAACTGCAAATGGATTTAGGCGACGGTTTAACGGTCGAAACCGTACTGCTATTGGACAATGAAGGAAGGAAAACGGCTTGTCTTTCCTGCCAAGCCGGCTGCGCCATGGGCTGTACGTTTTGCAAAACCGGCTCTCTGGGTTTTGCCCGCAACCTAACCGCAGCGGAGATCGTCGAGCAGTTTTTGTATCTTGAACGGAAATACGGAAAATTGCAAAATATCGTATTTATGGGCATGGGAGAACCGATGCACAATTTATCGGCAATACGCGAAGCCTTGGCCGTACTCACACATAAGGACGGGCGCGCTTTGTCGCTGAGGCGGGTAACCGTTTCCACCTGCGGTATTATCGACGGCATTTACGATTTGGCCGACAGGGGACCTGCGGTGCGTTTGGCCCTTTCGCTGACGACGGCCGATCCCGATCTGCGTGAAGAACTTATGCCTATTGCAAAATCGCAGCCGCTCGAAAAACTCGGCCAAGCCGTCCGCCATTACAGCGACAAAAGCGGTTACCGCTGCACGCTGGAAGCCGTTTTGCTTAAAGGCGTAAATACGGGAGAACAAAGCGCACGGAATTTTATACGGTTTGCACGCGGCCTTCCGGTGCATATCAATTTGATTCCGTGGAACCCGATTGACGGAATGCCGTACGAAACGCCCGATGCCGGTGAAGTGGCATTGTTTTGCCGGCGTTTGCAGGAAGCGGGATTAAATGTTACCGTACGTACAAAACGCGGTACAAGTATAGCCGGTGCCTGCGGGCAGCTGGGAGTAGTAAAGGACACTTCGGAATTTTTTACGGGAGTTAAAAATGGAACAAAAGATTTATGTTGCGGGAATGACCGGCAGCGAGGATGA
- a CDS encoding cation transporter, with amino-acid sequence MEQKIYVAGMTGSEDEQKTAAAVSAVAGVKRCVVNFEKAQVFVDYDENTADIEKTIRDAISSCGFDVLG; translated from the coding sequence ATGGAACAAAAGATTTATGTTGCGGGAATGACCGGCAGCGAGGATGAACAAAAAACGGCGGCTGCCGTTTCCGCGGTAGCGGGCGTAAAAAGATGCGTCGTTAATTTTGAAAAAGCACAGGTGTTTGTGGATTACGACGAAAATACCGCAGATATAGAAAAAACGATACGCGATGCAATAAGTTCGTGCGGCTTCGACGTTTTAGGCTGA
- a CDS encoding 3-isopropylmalate dehydratase small subunit, whose translation MKKIEGKVLFLDRSDINTDEIIPARYLTEISKQALKPYLLEDLKLGGFNPKTDIDGKSVVISRRNFGCGSSREHAPWAFEVNGIRAIIAVNFARIFRQNMFNRGMLAVELDEKVIDEIFADFAGRDCDCSIAADTENGGTIRLRSGGTGGLTKTYPFVLNGFRRALVESGGWLGYAEQNY comes from the coding sequence ATGAAAAAAATTGAAGGCAAAGTTTTGTTTCTCGACAGATCCGATATCAATACCGACGAAATTATTCCGGCAAGATATTTGACGGAAATATCAAAGCAGGCTTTAAAGCCGTATTTACTCGAAGATTTAAAGCTCGGCGGCTTTAACCCCAAAACCGATATCGACGGAAAAAGCGTCGTTATCAGCCGCAGGAATTTCGGCTGCGGCTCTTCGCGCGAACACGCTCCGTGGGCTTTTGAAGTAAACGGAATTCGTGCGATTATTGCGGTTAATTTTGCGCGCATTTTCAGGCAAAATATGTTCAACAGGGGAATGCTTGCCGTAGAACTCGACGAAAAGGTTATTGACGAAATATTTGCCGATTTTGCCGGGCGCGACTGCGACTGTTCGATTGCCGCAGACACGGAAAACGGCGGAACGATAAGGCTCCGTTCGGGCGGAACCGGCGGTTTAACCAAAACCTATCCGTTTGTGTTAAACGGTTTCCGGCGCGCGCTTGTCGAAAGCGGCGGCTGGCTCGGTTACGCCGAACAAAACTATTAG
- a CDS encoding 3-isopropylmalate dehydratase large subunit, whose translation MGKTIAEKIFAAHAVDSPFDNMYVLKLDRVFCHEITTPIAIMDLAENGKDFVFDPSKIKAVIDHVTPAKDSKTAEQGKILRDWAKRNKIRDFFDVGSNGVCHAIFPEKGFVRPGYTIIMGDSHTCTHGAFGAFAAGVGTTDLEVAILKGVCAFYEPKTVKIELDGALKKNVYAKDIILYVIGQIGVNGATDCIMEFRGSAVDAMTMEERMTICNMAVEAGATSGICMPDAVTVDYLWPFIKDEFVSKEEAVKEYGKWASDPDASYVKTYRFDVSALEPMTTFGYKPDQVKTLREMEGTKIDQVYIGSCTNGRISDLRIAADILRKALDKGKTVHSGVRGIVSPATPAIYRQALAEGIIDTFMEAGFCVTNPTCGACLGMSNGVLAEGEVCASTTNRNFNGRMGKGGMVHLMSPASAAAAAIAGAITADFQ comes from the coding sequence ATGGGAAAAACAATAGCCGAAAAAATTTTTGCCGCGCACGCGGTCGATTCTCCTTTCGACAACATGTACGTGTTAAAGCTCGACCGCGTGTTTTGTCATGAAATTACGACGCCGATTGCGATTATGGATCTTGCCGAAAACGGAAAAGATTTTGTATTCGACCCTTCGAAAATAAAAGCCGTTATCGATCACGTAACGCCGGCAAAAGATTCGAAAACCGCCGAACAGGGAAAAATCCTGCGCGATTGGGCGAAGCGGAACAAAATTCGCGATTTTTTCGATGTCGGATCAAACGGCGTGTGCCATGCGATTTTTCCGGAAAAAGGATTCGTGCGCCCGGGCTACACAATAATCATGGGCGACAGCCATACCTGTACCCACGGCGCGTTCGGCGCCTTTGCCGCGGGAGTCGGGACGACCGATCTTGAAGTTGCCATTTTAAAAGGCGTATGCGCTTTTTACGAGCCGAAAACCGTCAAAATCGAACTTGACGGCGCGCTCAAAAAAAACGTATATGCCAAAGATATTATTTTATACGTTATCGGCCAGATAGGCGTGAACGGCGCAACCGATTGCATTATGGAATTCCGCGGAAGCGCCGTAGACGCGATGACGATGGAAGAGCGCATGACAATCTGCAATATGGCTGTTGAAGCCGGAGCCACGTCGGGGATTTGTATGCCCGATGCGGTAACGGTCGATTATTTATGGCCCTTCATTAAAGACGAATTCGTATCCAAAGAAGAGGCCGTAAAGGAATACGGAAAATGGGCTTCCGATCCGGACGCATCCTATGTTAAAACCTACCGCTTTGACGTTTCCGCTTTGGAGCCGATGACGACTTTCGGCTATAAGCCGGATCAGGTAAAAACGCTGCGGGAAATGGAAGGAACGAAGATAGACCAAGTGTATATCGGTTCGTGTACGAACGGGCGCATAAGCGATCTGCGCATAGCCGCGGACATATTGCGGAAAGCCCTCGATAAGGGCAAAACCGTTCACAGCGGCGTCAGGGGCATCGTATCTCCGGCAACGCCCGCAATATACCGCCAAGCGCTTGCGGAAGGAATTATAGACACGTTTATGGAAGCCGGCTTTTGTGTTACCAATCCGACATGCGGCGCTTGTTTGGGTATGAGCAACGGTGTTTTGGCCGAAGGCGAAGTGTGCGCCTCTACTACGAACCGGAATTTTAACGGACGAATGGGGAAGGGCGGCATGGTACATTTGATGAGTCCCGCTTCCGCTGCGGCCGCAGCGATCGCCGGTGCGATAACCGCCGATTTTCAATAA
- the aroC gene encoding chorismate synthase, with protein sequence MSGNIFGTIFRVGTFGESHGKAIGVLIDGCPAGIPIHIDDIQAELNRRRPGARHKADSADRDGSASHKDEKRPNPAVTARNEEDKVRILSGVFNGLSLGTPIAMEIENTDAHSADYEKTADRFRPGHADLTWLQKYGIRDYRGGGRASGRETAARVAAGAVARAVLKTAGNIDITAYTKEAAGISCPACMPDKRIIEQTALKTADLDAAQRMEERIAELRARGDSCGGIVECIISGVPAGWGEPVFDKLDAELAKAVLSIGAVKGIEFGAGFAGCALTGSQWNDAMRTQNGEIRFKTNNAGGILGGISNGNTIVFRAAVKPVPSIFIKQQTVQCARGADGRAPNFEDAELLIEGRHDVCLCPRIIPVIEAMAAICLADMYLRNKSARVPPIVGTAGGAQP encoded by the coding sequence ATGTCAGGGAACATATTCGGAACAATATTCCGTGTCGGCACATTCGGCGAAAGCCACGGAAAAGCAATCGGCGTGCTTATCGACGGCTGTCCGGCAGGCATTCCGATACATATAGACGATATTCAAGCCGAACTGAACAGGCGGAGACCCGGCGCACGGCATAAGGCCGACAGTGCGGACAGGGACGGCAGTGCCTCACATAAAGATGAGAAGCGCCCCAATCCCGCCGTTACGGCAAGAAACGAAGAAGACAAAGTCCGCATATTAAGCGGCGTTTTTAACGGACTTTCGCTCGGAACGCCGATCGCAATGGAAATCGAAAACACGGATGCGCATTCGGCCGATTATGAAAAAACGGCGGACAGGTTCCGGCCGGGCCATGCGGATCTTACCTGGCTGCAAAAATACGGCATACGCGATTACCGCGGCGGAGGCCGCGCTTCGGGAAGAGAAACGGCGGCCCGTGTTGCAGCCGGTGCGGTCGCCCGCGCGGTTTTAAAAACGGCGGGAAACATCGACATTACCGCGTATACAAAGGAAGCCGCCGGCATTTCCTGCCCCGCCTGTATGCCCGACAAGCGCATTATAGAGCAAACGGCGCTTAAAACGGCCGACTTGGATGCCGCTCAAAGAATGGAAGAACGCATCGCGGAACTTCGCGCACGCGGCGACAGCTGCGGCGGTATTGTCGAGTGCATAATAAGCGGCGTTCCCGCAGGCTGGGGAGAACCCGTATTCGACAAATTGGACGCCGAGCTTGCAAAAGCCGTTTTGTCGATAGGCGCGGTAAAAGGAATCGAATTCGGCGCGGGTTTTGCAGGCTGCGCCCTTACCGGTTCACAGTGGAACGATGCCATGAGAACGCAAAACGGCGAAATACGCTTTAAAACGAATAACGCCGGCGGCATTTTAGGCGGCATATCGAACGGAAATACAATCGTATTTCGGGCGGCCGTAAAACCCGTCCCGAGCATCTTTATAAAGCAACAAACCGTACAATGCGCGCGCGGTGCCGACGGGCGGGCGCCGAACTTCGAAGACGCGGAACTGCTTATCGAAGGCCGCCACGATGTGTGTTTGTGCCCGCGCATAATACCGGTTATAGAAGCTATGGCGGCCATATGCCTTGCCGACATGTATTTGCGCAATAAAAGCGCCCGCGTACCGCCGATTGTCGGAACGGCCGGAGGAGCACAACCGTGA